The Fragaria vesca subsp. vesca linkage group LG2, FraVesHawaii_1.0, whole genome shotgun sequence genome includes a window with the following:
- the LOC101310001 gene encoding uncharacterized protein LOC101310001, with translation MTAFLISQDDGRQWTMVEEGWKHPMKPMNEGSAVLMQKPKSEWDDIEKGDFRMNTKALNSLFSALSEKERRRIITCSTAKNAWDTLATTYEGNTKVKAQKLQSLFLEFEEMSMCEDESIDEFHGRLLSVTNQCQGLEDPIPSHRIVKKFLRALPPSYEAKQIAIEEAQNLDTYSLDELVGNLKVFESKRKKSRKEKTIALSIVNEVDEKEKEPEVLEDSLDEIAYLTKQFDKLLRKRRSFPVGRYPSRGSASRNPKPSDTTGDRTPKPKTFQKSDKCYECGGVGHRAAECPSRKNKSHKAFKVSWSDSDSEQFSDHDNENIALVASIELDEFLEDDDCDISMHDKCSRLVSASKSMLAKIEALSNEFSECKETNEGMHEKLLSLKSKWKTEKSDLEKALIDSPQQFEKFSFGSEKLTKICGLGKSDRDKSGLGFVSGSCFSQGNKTVFVKSKEPLNPTSLEPTRSQHFVPTCHYCGVTGHIRPRCRKLRFSQQNSRKSQKKESITTFQSTLEDSLKELSRIAQSLAIPKPKIPARNPPARRRANPKVGKARRSFETNSLDKHVREHDFDDDDLSCFVTRVSFHPKPQDRIVAICNVALTALSTRKPDSWYVDNGCSRHMTSDRKWFSTMDETYPSGSVVFGDGAKTEIISKGTVSTPGLPCLKNVLLVRGLEVSLLSVSQIVDEHDSVTFDKSRCLILDGKGRSIMRGDRTRDQCYCISAHEKFTPQICFRSQVAEDLLDLWHRRMCHLNHQDIVKLSAKSGVRGLPKLTGKSIGMCWDCKMGKLTRTSHPSLSAKPTSKVLQLVYLDLVGPIDTESVGGRKYVLVIVDDFSRFTWVKFLTSKDENFEKYYSFAKQVTNEKSHEGLRIVRIRSDHGTEFENANFTDYCDEYGVHHEFSAPITPQHNGIVERKNRALVEMGRVMLNSAELAHSFWAEAVNNACYTLNRVIFRPGTFKTPYELWKGRIPNISHLKVFGSPCYIYKDREYLTKFDAKCDKGVFLGYALNSRAYRVYNKISCKIMETINVAIDDSLVCCHGSPYVPVQEQEPTQSLALKNKPSTSEVEEEVSDSDLPAEILTDGIDATLAI, from the exons ATGACCGCTTTCCTTATCTCCCAAGATGATGGGAGACAATGGACTATGGTCGAAGAGGGTTGGAAACACCCTATGAAACCCATGAATGAGGGTTCTGCCGTATTAATGCAGAAACCCAAATCAGAATGGGATGATATTGAAAAAGGTGATTTTAGGATGAACACCAAAGCTCTCAACAGCTTGTTTTCTGCACTATCTGAAAAAGAACGGAGACGGATCATCACTTGTTCTACCGCTAAGAATGCTTGGGATACCTTAGCCACTACCTATGAGGGTAACACTAAGGTAAAGGCTCAGAAACTTCAGAGCCTGTTCCTTGAGTTTGAGGAAATGTCTATGTGTGAGGATGAGAGTATAGATGAGTTTCATGGTCGCCTTCTTAGTGTCACAAACCAGTGCCAAGGATTGGAAGACCCCATTCCCTCCCATAGGATTGTCAAAAAATTCCTTCGTGCTCTTCCACCTAGTTATGAGGCTAAGCAAATTGCCATAGAGGAAGCCCAGAATCTAGACACCTATTCCTTAGATGAGTTGGTAGGAAACTTGAAAGTTTTCGAGTCTAAGAGAAAGAAGTCTAGGAAGGAAAAGACCATAGCCTTATCCATTGTCAATGAGGTAGATGAGAAAGAAAAGGAACCGGAGGTTCTTGAGGATAGTTTGGATGAGATTGCCTACCTAACTAAACAGTTTGATAAGTTGCTTAGGAAGAGAAGGTCTTTCCCTGTTGGTCGTTATCCCTCCCGAGGTTCGGCTTCTAGGAATCCTAAACCTAGTGATACCACAGGCGATAGGACTCCCAAGCCTAAAACTTTTCAGAAAAGTGATAAGTGCTATGAGTGTGGTGGTGTCGGACATAGAGCTGCTGAATGTCCAAGTAGGAAGAATAAATCCCACAAAGCTTTTAAGGTGTCTTGGAGTGATAGTGATTCCGAGCAATTCTCGGATCATGATAATGAGAATATAGCTCTTGTTGCCTCTATTGAGTTAGATGAGTTCCTTGAGGATGATGACTGTGATATCTCCATGCACGATAAGTGTTCTAGGTTAGTGTCTGCCTCTAAGTCCATGCTTGCAAAAATTGAAGCTCTCTCTAATGAGTTTTCAGAATGCAAGGAGACCAATGAAGGGATGCATGAGAAGTTGCTATCCCTCAAGTCAAAATGGAAGACAGAAAAG TCAGATCTTGAGAAAGCCCTAATTGATTCACCTCAACAATTTGAGAAGTTCTCTTTTGGGTCCGAAAAGTTGACTAAGATTTGTGGTTTGGGTAAGTCCGATAGGGACAAGTCTGGTCTAGGGTTTGTATCTGGAAGTTGTTTTAGTCAGGGTAACAAGACCGTGTTTGTCAAGAGCAAAGAGCCCTTGAATCCAACTTCCTTAGAGCCTACTAGGTCACAACATTTTGTTCCCACTTGTCATTATTGTGGAGTAACAGGACACATCCGTCCTCGTTGTAGGAAGCTTAGATTCAGTCAGCAAAACTCTAGGAAGTCACAAAAGAAGGAGAGTATCACTACTTTTCAGTCAACTCTTGAGGACTCCCTTAAGGAGCTATCCAGGATAGCACAGAGTCTTGCCATCCCAAAGCCAAAAATTCCAGCTAGGAATCCTCCTGCTAGGAGAAGAGCCAACCCTAAGGTAGGAAAGGCTAGGAGATCTTTTGAGACAAATTCTCTTGACAAACATGTTCGGGAACATGATTTTGATGATGACGATCTGTCATGTTTTGTTACAAGGGTCAGCTTCCATCCTAAACCTCAGGATAGGATAGTAGCCATCTGCAATGTCGCCCTTACTGCTCTTTCAACTAGGAAGCCCGACTCTTGGTATGTTGATAATGGTTGTTCTAGGCACATGACCAGTGACCGAAAGTGGTTCTCGACCATGGATGAGACATACCCATCAGGCAGTGTTGTGTTTGGGGATGGAGCCAAGACTGAGATCATAAGCAAAGGGACAGTTAGTACTCCTGGTCTCCCGTGCCTGAAGAATGTTCTTCTAGTTAGAGGGTTAGAAGTCAGTTTGTTAAGTGTAAGTCAGATTGTTGATGAACATGACTCAGTCACTTTTGACAAGTCAAGATGTCTCATCTTAGATGGGAAAGGTAGGAGCATCATGAGAGGTGATAGGACTAGAGATCAATGTTACTGTATCTCTGCCCATGAGAAGTTCACTCCCCAAATTTGTTTTCGATCTCAAGTTGCCGAGGACCTTCTTGATCTATGGCATAGACGTATGTGCCATCTCAACCATCAAGACATTGTCAAGCTCTCTGCCAAATCCGGGGTAAGAGGACTACCTAAGCTCACTGGTAAATCCATAGGTATGTGCTGGGATTGCAAGATGGGTAAGCTAACCCGTACCTCTCATCCTTCACTTTCTGCTAAACCTACTTCCAAAGTTTTACAATTGGTGTATCTTGATTTAGTAGGTCCCATTGACACCGAAAGTGTTGGTGGTAGAAAGTATGTGCTTGTTATTGTTGATGATTTCTCTAGGTTTACTTGGGTAAAGTTTTTGACAAGTAAAGATGAAAATTTTGAGAAATATTATAGCTTTGCAAAACAAGTCACAAATGAGAAGTCACATGAGGGTTTGCGTATTGTTAGGATCAGATCTGACCATGGCACCGAATTTGAAAATGCAAATTTTACTGATTATTGTGATGAATATGGTGTGCACCATGAGTTCTCTGCTCCCATCACTCCCCAACACAATGGGATAGTTGAAAGGAAGAATAGAGCATTGGTTGAAATGGGTAGAGTAATGCTAAACTCAGCTGAACTCGCTCATTCTTTTTGGGCTGAGGCTGTTAACAATGCTTGTTACACCTTGAATAGGGTTATCTTTAGGCCTGGAACTTTCAAGACTCCTTACGAGTTATGGAAGGGAAGGATACCTAACATATCACACCTCAAGGTGTTTGGGAGTCCTTGTTACATTTATAAGGATAGAGAGTATCTGACCAAATTTGATGCTAAATGTGACAAAGGTGTTTTTCTTGGTTATGCTTTAAACAGCCGTGCTTATCGTGTGTACAACAAGATATCTTGTAAAATTATGGAAACCATAAATGTTGCTATTGATGATTCCCTTGTTTGCTGTCACGGTTCTCCTTATGTTCCTGTGCAGGAACAAGAGCCAACTCAGAGCCTAGCTCTCAAAAACAAGCCTTCCACATCTGAAGTGGAAGAAGAGGTAAGTGACTCTGATCTTCCAGCTGAGATCCTCACTGATGGGATAGATGCAACCCTAGCTATCTAG